One genomic region from Ornithinimicrobium flavum encodes:
- a CDS encoding ABC transporter permease produces the protein MSAPTRVRAAVGGLSSGNVGAVLERGFTVIRSQNWMILVSGFFEPVFYLLAMGVGMGTLVGEVEGPGGRPISYAAYIAPALLATSAMNGAIYDSTWNVFFKLRFAKLYQAMLQTSLGPLDVALGEILMALFRGFLYALGFLGVLAVMGLVTSWWSLAMVPVAVLIAFGFAALGMGVTSYLKNFQQMDLVNFVMLPMFLFSATLYPISVYPEAVQWFVMAMPLWHGVELMRQLSVGHLTGLTLVHVGYFVGMTAAGLALTTVRLRALFLR, from the coding sequence ATGAGCGCCCCCACGCGGGTCCGCGCGGCCGTCGGGGGCCTGAGCTCGGGCAACGTCGGCGCCGTCCTGGAGCGGGGTTTCACCGTCATCCGCTCGCAGAACTGGATGATCCTGGTCTCCGGGTTCTTCGAGCCGGTCTTCTACCTGCTCGCCATGGGCGTCGGGATGGGCACGCTCGTCGGGGAGGTCGAGGGGCCCGGGGGGCGGCCGATCAGCTACGCCGCCTACATCGCCCCGGCGCTGCTGGCGACCTCGGCGATGAACGGCGCGATCTACGACTCCACCTGGAACGTCTTCTTCAAGCTGCGCTTCGCCAAGCTCTACCAGGCCATGCTCCAGACCTCGCTCGGGCCGCTGGACGTCGCGCTGGGGGAGATCCTCATGGCCCTCTTCCGGGGCTTCCTCTACGCCCTGGGCTTCCTCGGCGTGCTGGCCGTCATGGGGCTGGTGACCTCCTGGTGGTCCCTGGCCATGGTGCCGGTGGCGGTCCTCATCGCCTTCGGCTTCGCCGCGCTGGGGATGGGCGTCACCAGCTACCTGAAGAACTTCCAGCAGATGGACCTCGTCAACTTCGTCATGCTGCCGATGTTCCTCTTCTCCGCGACGCTCTACCCCATCAGCGTCTACCCCGAGGCGGTCCAGTGGTTCGTCATGGCGATGCCCCTGTGGCACGGGGTCGAGCTCATGCGGCAGCTCTCGGTCGGGCACCTCACCGGCCTGACCCTGGTGCACGTCGGCTACTTCGTCGGGATGACCGCCGCCGGCCTGGCGCTGACCACGGTGCGGCTGCGGGCGCTCTTCCTGCGCTGA
- the gatA gene encoding Asp-tRNA(Asn)/Glu-tRNA(Gln) amidotransferase subunit GatA — protein MTSTTQTGGARDLTLLTAVQMADGLAAGTFTSVELTQAHLDRIQRLNPALNAFLLVDAEGALATAANVDEARAAGEKLPRLAGVPVAVKDIACTQGLTTTAGSRMLEHFVPPYDATIVRRLKDARMPILGKTNMDEFAMGSSTEHSAFGPTRNPWDLDRIPGGSGGGSSAAVAAHLAPLAIGSDTGGSIRQPAAVTGTVGVKPTYGGVSRYGIIALASSLDQIGPCARTVADAALLHEVLGGHDPLDSTSIDAPVPPVVAAATGTRDLTGLRVGVVTEIGGEGFQPGVLARFDEALEQLRGLGAEVVTVSCPHFVYAMAAYYLILPSEASSNLARYDAMRYGLRVVPEGSPSAEQVMAASRDAGFGDEVKRRIILGTYALSSGYYDAYYGQAQKVRTLIARDFAAAFEQVDVIVGPTAPTTAFRIGDKLEDPMAMYLNDIATIPANLAGIPGMSIPSGLADEDGLPAGVQILAPAMEDQRLYAVGAALEEALQQAQGGYVFEKAPEIEVTA, from the coding sequence ATGACGAGCACGACCCAGACCGGTGGGGCCCGCGACCTGACCCTGCTCACCGCCGTGCAGATGGCTGACGGCCTGGCCGCGGGGACCTTCACCTCCGTCGAGCTGACCCAGGCGCACCTGGACCGCATCCAGCGGCTCAACCCCGCCCTCAACGCCTTCCTCCTCGTCGACGCCGAGGGGGCGCTGGCCACCGCGGCCAACGTCGACGAGGCCCGCGCCGCGGGGGAGAAGCTCCCGCGGCTGGCCGGCGTCCCCGTCGCGGTCAAGGACATCGCCTGCACCCAGGGGCTGACCACCACCGCCGGCTCGCGGATGCTCGAGCACTTCGTCCCGCCCTACGACGCCACGATCGTGCGGCGGCTCAAGGACGCGCGGATGCCGATCCTCGGCAAGACCAACATGGACGAGTTCGCTATGGGCTCCTCCACCGAGCACAGCGCCTTCGGCCCCACCCGCAACCCGTGGGACCTGGACCGCATCCCCGGCGGGTCCGGCGGGGGGAGCAGCGCCGCCGTCGCGGCGCACCTGGCCCCCCTGGCCATCGGCTCCGACACCGGCGGCTCGATCCGTCAGCCGGCCGCCGTCACCGGCACGGTCGGCGTCAAGCCCACCTACGGCGGGGTGAGCCGCTACGGCATCATCGCGCTCGCCTCCAGCCTCGACCAGATCGGTCCGTGCGCGCGGACGGTCGCGGACGCGGCCCTGCTGCACGAGGTCCTGGGCGGGCACGACCCGCTGGACTCCACGTCGATCGACGCCCCGGTCCCGCCCGTCGTCGCGGCCGCCACCGGCACCCGTGACCTGACCGGACTGCGGGTCGGTGTGGTCACCGAGATCGGCGGGGAGGGGTTCCAGCCCGGCGTCCTCGCGCGCTTCGACGAGGCGCTGGAGCAGCTGCGCGGGCTCGGTGCCGAGGTCGTGACGGTCTCGTGCCCCCACTTCGTCTACGCGATGGCGGCCTACTACCTCATCCTCCCCTCGGAGGCGAGCTCCAACCTGGCCCGCTACGACGCCATGCGCTACGGCCTGCGCGTCGTGCCGGAGGGCAGCCCGAGCGCCGAGCAGGTCATGGCCGCCAGCCGCGACGCCGGCTTCGGCGACGAGGTCAAGCGCCGCATCATCCTGGGCACCTACGCGCTGTCCAGCGGCTACTACGACGCCTACTACGGCCAGGCCCAGAAGGTCCGCACCCTCATCGCGCGCGACTTCGCGGCCGCCTTCGAGCAGGTCGACGTCATCGTCGGCCCGACGGCGCCCACGACGGCGTTCCGGATCGGGGACAAGCTCGAGGACCCCATGGCGATGTACCTCAACGACATCGCCACCATCCCCGCCAACCTCGCCGGGATCCCCGGGATGTCGATCCCGTCCGGCCTGGCCGACGAGGACGGGCTGCCCGCCGGGGTGCAGATCCTGGCCCCCGCCATGGAGGACCAGCGGCTCTACGCCGTCGGCGCGGCCCTGGAGGAGGCGCTGCAGCAGGCGCAGGGCGGCTACGTGTTCGAGAAGGCTCCCGAGATCGAGGTGACGGCATGA
- a CDS encoding NAD(P)-dependent oxidoreductase, translated as MAPSPVAAVPLDLLPHLDPVDGVEVVPYDPQDRGTVPGGGREVDVLALPMIAGPWLRRMGEVPGLRAVVLASAGFEHALPHVPDGVRVANAVGVHDTATAELALTLMLAAQRHLPHHVLSQARGTWDRSTPPREPWRSLADSTVLVVGYGGIGKALTRRLLAAECEVLAVASTDRPGDDLVERVHGVDRLPELLPRADVVALSLPLTAGTQGLLDARALALLPDGALVVNVARGGVVDTGALLAECVAGRLRAALDVTDPEPLPDGHPLWSAPGVLVVPHVGGASPASYPRMGRYLHRQLTTYRDTGDLEHVVHG; from the coding sequence ATGGCCCCGTCCCCCGTCGCCGCCGTCCCGCTGGACCTGCTGCCCCACCTCGACCCCGTCGACGGGGTCGAGGTGGTGCCCTACGACCCCCAGGACCGCGGGACCGTCCCCGGCGGAGGGCGAGAGGTCGACGTGCTGGCCCTGCCGATGATCGCCGGCCCCTGGCTGCGGCGGATGGGGGAGGTGCCCGGGCTTCGCGCGGTGGTCCTGGCCTCCGCGGGGTTCGAGCACGCCCTGCCGCACGTCCCCGACGGCGTCCGGGTGGCGAACGCGGTGGGCGTGCACGACACTGCCACGGCCGAGCTGGCCCTGACCCTGATGCTCGCCGCCCAGCGGCACCTGCCGCACCACGTCCTGTCCCAGGCGCGGGGCACCTGGGACCGGTCGACGCCGCCGCGCGAGCCCTGGCGCTCGCTGGCGGACTCGACGGTGCTCGTCGTCGGCTACGGCGGCATCGGGAAGGCGCTGACCCGCCGGCTCCTGGCCGCCGAGTGCGAGGTCCTGGCCGTCGCGAGCACCGACCGCCCCGGGGACGACCTCGTGGAGCGGGTGCACGGCGTCGATCGGCTCCCCGAGCTGCTGCCCCGGGCCGACGTCGTCGCGCTCAGCCTCCCGCTCACCGCAGGGACGCAGGGGTTGCTGGACGCCCGCGCGCTGGCCCTCCTGCCCGACGGGGCCCTCGTGGTGAACGTCGCCCGGGGCGGGGTCGTCGACACCGGCGCCCTGCTCGCGGAGTGCGTCGCCGGGCGGTTGCGTGCCGCCCTCGACGTCACCGACCCCGAGCCCCTGCCGGACGGTCACCCGCTGTGGTCCGCGCCCGGGGTGCTCGTGGTGCCCCACGTGGGCGGCGCCTCGCCGGCGTCCTACCCGCGGATGGGTCGCTACCTGCACCGCCAGCTCACCACATACCGCGACACCGGGGACCTGGAGCACGTCGTCCACGGCTGA
- a CDS encoding ABC transporter ATP-binding protein, producing MTDDRGGPVIRARGLRKVYGDFVAVDGIDFEVQAGESFGLLGPNGAGKSTTMRMIGGTLDRSEGELSVLGMDPDVQGPEVRAHLGVVPQQDNLDEELRVRENIVMYGRYFGLPRSYLQPKADELLAFAQLEAKAREKVTNLSGGMKRRLTIARGLVNEPRILLLDEPTTGLDPQARHVLWDRLFRLKEAGTTLVVTTHFMDEAEQLCDRLIVIDHGTIMAEGSPRELIRRYSTREVVEVRFGSERNASVVAQLEGVGTRNEVLPDRILIYTDDGEAALEEVSRRGLHPVTSLVRRSSLEDVFLRLTGRSLVD from the coding sequence GTGACGGACGACAGAGGTGGCCCGGTGATCCGGGCCCGGGGGTTGCGCAAGGTCTACGGCGACTTCGTCGCGGTGGACGGGATCGACTTCGAGGTGCAGGCCGGGGAGAGCTTCGGGCTGCTCGGACCCAACGGCGCCGGCAAGTCCACCACCATGCGGATGATCGGCGGCACCCTCGACCGCTCCGAGGGCGAGCTGAGCGTCCTGGGCATGGACCCCGACGTGCAGGGGCCCGAGGTGCGGGCCCACCTCGGCGTCGTCCCCCAGCAGGACAACCTGGACGAGGAGCTGCGCGTCCGCGAGAACATCGTCATGTACGGCCGCTACTTCGGGCTGCCCCGCTCCTACCTGCAGCCGAAGGCCGACGAGCTGCTCGCCTTCGCCCAGCTCGAGGCCAAGGCCAGGGAGAAGGTGACCAACCTCTCGGGCGGCATGAAGCGGCGGCTCACGATCGCCCGGGGCCTGGTCAACGAGCCCCGGATCCTGCTGCTCGACGAGCCGACGACCGGGCTGGACCCGCAGGCGCGGCACGTCCTGTGGGACCGCCTCTTCCGGCTCAAGGAGGCCGGGACCACCCTGGTCGTGACCACCCACTTCATGGACGAGGCCGAGCAGCTGTGCGACCGGCTGATCGTCATCGACCACGGCACGATCATGGCCGAGGGCAGCCCGCGCGAGCTCATCCGGCGCTACTCCACTCGTGAGGTCGTGGAGGTCCGCTTCGGCTCCGAGCGCAACGCGAGCGTCGTCGCGCAGCTGGAGGGGGTCGGCACCCGCAACGAGGTGCTGCCCGACCGCATCCTCATCTACACCGATGACGGGGAGGCCGCCCTGGAGGAGGTCTCCCGGCGCGGCCTGCACCCGGTGACCTCGCTGGTGCGGCGCAGCTCCCTGGAGGACGTCTTCCTCCGGCTCACGGGGAGGTCCCTCGTTGACTGA
- a CDS encoding ABC transporter permease: protein MTDRPATGGAPGAAAPRSSQEDLTALAYSGRVLPHPQMAARARRHGWWYYAEAYLRGMRAYAVPIAFYALGQPLLYLVAMGLGLGALVSGGVGTVEGVDYLTFVAPALLVSTVVMSVSGEMTYPVMSGFKWQRLYYGPAATPVSPGQIALGHFAAVVIRFTVQSVIFWLVMLAFGATAGLGSVLLVPIGVLAAMAFGGPLQAYAATIKDEGLQFTFVQRFLVMPMFLFAGTFFPLHVMPVYLQWIGWISPVWHGTQLARVVSYGAPVPPGMIAVHLGFLLACVAVGLLLARRFYTRRLRA, encoded by the coding sequence TTGACTGACCGCCCAGCGACCGGCGGCGCCCCCGGTGCCGCCGCCCCCCGGTCCTCCCAGGAGGACCTCACCGCGCTGGCCTACTCGGGCCGGGTCCTCCCGCACCCGCAGATGGCGGCCCGGGCCCGACGGCACGGGTGGTGGTACTACGCGGAGGCCTACCTGCGCGGCATGCGTGCCTACGCAGTGCCCATCGCCTTCTACGCCCTCGGCCAGCCGCTGCTCTACCTGGTCGCGATGGGGCTCGGGCTCGGCGCCCTCGTCAGCGGCGGCGTGGGCACGGTGGAGGGCGTCGACTACCTCACCTTCGTGGCCCCCGCCCTGCTGGTGTCGACGGTCGTCATGTCGGTGTCGGGGGAGATGACCTACCCCGTCATGTCCGGGTTCAAGTGGCAGCGCCTCTACTACGGGCCGGCCGCGACGCCGGTGTCGCCGGGGCAGATCGCGCTGGGCCACTTCGCGGCCGTCGTGATCCGGTTCACGGTGCAGTCGGTCATCTTCTGGCTGGTCATGCTCGCCTTCGGGGCCACCGCCGGGCTCGGATCGGTCCTCCTGGTCCCGATCGGCGTGCTGGCGGCGATGGCCTTCGGCGGCCCGTTGCAGGCCTACGCGGCGACGATCAAGGACGAGGGCCTGCAGTTCACCTTCGTCCAGCGCTTCCTCGTGATGCCGATGTTCCTCTTCGCCGGCACCTTCTTCCCGTTGCACGTCATGCCGGTCTACCTGCAGTGGATCGGGTGGATCAGCCCCGTGTGGCACGGCACCCAGCTGGCCCGGGTCGTGTCCTACGGGGCCCCGGTCCCACCGGGGATGATCGCCGTGCACCTGGGCTTCCTGCTCGCCTGCGTCGCCGTCGGCCTGCTGCTGGCCCGTCGCTTCTACACCCGCAGGTTGCGCGCATGA
- a CDS encoding SixA phosphatase family protein gives MRRLVLVRHAKAEGAHPRGDHERGLVAEGVAAAVDLGRWLAGQQLHPDHVTVSTAERARATHAALARGLADDGSGSPGEPDVAAAVRSLWQDRRVYDGGVDGVLAAVAETPEDARVLWVVGHEPVMTTTAWELTQTTQLPSELRRELSRGLPTATAAVLETQDEWAELGFGGARLVALHTGRAD, from the coding sequence ATGCGACGTCTGGTCCTGGTCCGGCACGCCAAGGCGGAGGGGGCTCACCCACGGGGCGACCACGAGCGCGGGCTGGTGGCCGAGGGGGTCGCCGCCGCGGTCGACCTCGGGCGGTGGCTCGCCGGCCAGCAGCTGCACCCCGACCACGTCACCGTGTCCACGGCGGAGCGGGCCCGGGCGACGCATGCGGCGCTGGCACGTGGTCTCGCCGACGACGGGTCGGGCTCCCCGGGGGAGCCGGACGTCGCCGCAGCTGTGCGCTCACTCTGGCAGGACCGGCGGGTCTACGACGGCGGCGTCGACGGGGTCCTGGCAGCGGTGGCGGAGACGCCGGAGGACGCACGGGTGCTCTGGGTGGTGGGGCACGAGCCGGTGATGACCACGACGGCCTGGGAGCTGACGCAGACCACGCAGCTGCCGTCCGAGCTGCGTCGGGAGCTCTCCCGGGGGTTGCCGACGGCGACCGCCGCCGTGCTGGAGACGCAGGACGAGTGGGCCGAGCTCGGCTTCGGGGGCGCCCGGCTGGTGGCGCTGCACACCGGCCGCGCAGACTGA